One genomic region from Methanocaldococcus fervens AG86 encodes:
- a CDS encoding GTP-binding protein: MKVAIIAGTPGAGKTSVLIHTIKTLINDGHKPVVVKIDCLYTDDDIRYKKLGIPVLVGLSKDMCPDHFAIYNFEEMVDWAKDKGDILLIETAGLCHRCAPYTKNSLGICVIDATSGPNTPRKVGPFLTSADIVVVTKGDIISQAEREVFRERVLEMNPNCRVYEVNGLTGQGCVEIAKEIIESSDIKELDNEELRHNAPLCICTLCVGETRVGKKYHRGILRRIDGFMKYEGE, encoded by the coding sequence ATGAAAGTAGCAATAATTGCAGGAACTCCAGGGGCAGGAAAAACGTCTGTTCTAATCCACACAATAAAAACTCTGATTAATGATGGGCATAAACCGGTAGTTGTTAAAATTGATTGTCTATACACTGACGATGACATTAGGTATAAAAAATTGGGAATTCCTGTTTTGGTTGGTTTAAGTAAAGATATGTGCCCAGATCACTTTGCAATATACAACTTTGAGGAGATGGTTGATTGGGCTAAGGATAAAGGGGATATACTGCTAATTGAAACAGCAGGTCTCTGCCATAGATGTGCTCCTTATACAAAAAACAGCCTTGGAATTTGTGTAATTGATGCCACTTCAGGGCCAAACACGCCAAGAAAAGTAGGGCCTTTTTTAACAAGTGCGGATATTGTGGTTGTAACAAAAGGAGATATTATTTCTCAAGCTGAAAGAGAAGTCTTTAGGGAGAGAGTTTTAGAGATGAACCCAAATTGTAGGGTTTATGAAGTCAATGGGCTTACAGGACAGGGATGTGTTGAGATAGCAAAGGAGATTATTGAAAGCAGTGATATTAAGGAGCTGGATAATGAGGAGTTAAGGCATAATGCTCCATTGTGTATTTGCACCTTATGTGTTGGCGAAACAAGGGTAGGTAAA